A segment of the Aureliella helgolandensis genome:
GTGACCACGCAGCGGCCAGTCCAACTCAATGTCCAAGAGGCAGAATTTCTGACGAGTTGGATTGGGCGAGTCCAGACACTGCTGCACCGAGTCGTGGTCCTGCACGGGCTTGAGCATACTGAGAGCCGCCTAGAAACCAGCGAGTTGGTCGCGTTGGCTGCGCAGGCGCGGCAATTCGGAGGAGCTTTGACCGACTACGATCTGGCTGCTCAAATTCTGCGAGTGGCCTATTCACTCGAACGACGATTGGTTGTCTGGCATGCCATCCAGGGATGTTTAGACAGCACCTCGATTGCACTCAATAGTGCGCAGCCAACTCATTTGGAAGTCGAGAAACTCGAGTTGGCACTGCAGAACGTTCACACGCTTCTTGGTGGGACTGGCGACGGTCCAACGTGGAGTGAGTACTTGATGCTCCAAGAGTTGAATCAATGGGTCGCATCTGAGCAAAATGTTTGGAGCGAAGGCAATGCCTTAGCACTGAAGGTTCTATCGCGTTTGAACTGGGAACGGCTCACTGCCAAACAACGGGAGTTTCTAAGCCGCCCCGAATTCACTGAGCTAGCCAAGCAACTCGGTATTTGGAGTCGTGATCCCGTTGACTATCGGCAGTTGCTGAGCGAGATCGAGGACATTGAAACCTACGATCTCAGCCGTTCGGCCACCTCGATCGCTGGTGCCGTGCAGGTGTTACGGAACTCCAATGAAGAGCCTCAACGCTTGCTGGCTGCGGCTCTAAACGATCACTATCGCAATGCGAATATGCGTGTGAGTGTTGCTGGAGAGCTTTTGCAGCGGCTGCTGCCGGAAGGCGAAATAGAAGTCCGCCCCGTCCGCCAACGCATTCTAGGGGCGGATACGCGTGGAGATAGTGCCGTTCAAACGCAGCTCAGCCTGAAGCTCATTCCCGATGACTCGGCTTGGAACCTAGGGATAGGGGTCACAGGGGACCTGCTGAGCAATACGCAAAGCAGCAAAGGCCCAGCAACCTTCCACAACACGTCGACCGCCGAGATTCAGAGTCATCGCTACGTTCGGATGGATGCAACGGGGTACCAAATCTCCTCGGAGCCAACCAACGTTCAGTCCAATGACTACCTGCGGAAGATGAGCACCGATTTTGACAATCTGCCAATTGTTGGCGATTTCTTGCGGTTGATTGTAAGGGAGCAGTTTGATCAGAAGCGTGGGCTCGCACAACGTATTACGCGGCGGTTGATTGCACAAGAAGCGGATGCGGAGTTGGATCGGCGTCTGGAAGAAAGTCTCCAGACGGCCAGCGACGAAGTCGAAAAACGCTTGGTGGGACCGTTGGAAAACATGAGGCTCAACCCCATGGTTGTTGCTATGAACACCAACGAGGAACGCTTGGCAATCCGCTATCGCGTGTCGAACGAGATGCAATTAGCGTCGCACACGCCACGTCCTCGTGCTCCGGCCGAATCGCTGCTCAGTCTGCAGATACACCAATCCGCCATCAATAACACCATCTCGCAAATGGGGTTAGGGGGCAAGGCGTGGACGATTCCCGAATTGTATGAACATCTTGGAAACACGTTCCAGCAGACCAATTGGCGAGCCCCTACGGACGTTCCGCCCGGTTTAACGATTCGCTTTGCATCGAACAAGCCTGCCTATGTTGAAATGGTAGACGGCAAACTGCGTCTCTCCTTGCGAATCTCGCAATTGCAGCAAGACAACCATTTCGATTACCGCAGCTTTGTGGTCACGGTGACGTACATTCCAGTTGCAGACGGCATGCACGCGGAACTCATTCGTGATGGAGTCGTGGAAATTCAGAGTGTTCGAAATGGCTTCCGACAAGTCGTTCCACTCCGAGTTATCTTTGGCAAAGTCTTCGCGGACCGAGACGATTTCCCCTTGATTAGTGAAGAGTGGCAAACGGATCCTCGCGCAGAAGGGCTGGCCGTATCTCAAGTGGAGATTCGCGATGGCTGGCTAGCTGTAGCGATTTCCAAAGCGGGCTCCACTATGGCAGCCGAAGTCGCCGCTCGCGGACGTGAGATCAAAGCGATGCATTAGCCGGTCGCGTTGACTTCCCCGTACCGCAGGACAATTCGCTGCAACAAAGCTCGCTCGATTGAATGTCGGTTGCTGAGAAGGTCTTGCGGCGTTGGGTAAACCCGAGCAGGGTAGCAAAACTCCTCGTGAGCTTTGCTACGCCGCTTGTGGGGCTGGCTGGCAGAAGTGACGCGAGGTCGCTATGCGGCTGATCTTTGGTAGGCTTCGCGATAGTACTTGGCAATCGTCTCGACCACCAGGACTTGTTCTGCCTCGGTCAATTCAGGATAGATTGGCAAGTGCAATATTTCGCGTGCGGCTTGCTCTGTTTGTGGCAGGCTACCAGCGGTGTAGCCCAATTCACGGAAGCAGGCCTGTTGGTGCAAAGGAATCGGATAGTAGATTTCCGATCCGATCTTGCGGTCTGTAAGGTATTTTCGCAGATCGTCACGACGCCCTTCGCTAACGCGCAAGCTGAATTGATTCCAAACGTGGAATGCAGCTGGATCTTGGTAAGGCAATTGAACGGCTCCACCATCGCGTGGCTCGCTCAGGCCGTGTTCGGCGAACAGTTCGAAGTAGCGGGCCGCATTGGCTTGGCGGTCAGCGGTGTACTTGGCCAAATGCTGAATCTTTACGAGCAGCGCGGCTGCTTGGAAGGTGTCCAGCCGGCTATTAATCCCAATTTCTCGGTGATGATAGCGAGGTTGCATGCCATGGGCAGCGAACAATCTTAGTTTGTCGGCTACCGTTTCAGATTGGGTGGTGAGCATTCCACCGTCACCGAATCCACCAAGGTTTTTGGTGGGATAAAAGCTAATGCAACCGATTTGTCCCCAACTGCCTACGGGGCGTCCGTGGTAGGCCGCTCCAATCGCTTGAGCGGCATCTTCAATCACTTGGATATCGTGTCGTCCGGCAATCTTGGAAATCTCATCCATCTTGGCGGACTGTCCGAAGAGATGCACTGGAATGACAGCGCGTGTACGAGGCGTAATTAACGATTCAATGGCCGCTGGTGAGATGTTGTAGGTTGCCGGATCGATATCGGCGAATACGATTTTGGCGCCCACGCGGCTTACGCAGCTGGCGGTCGCAAAAAAGGTGAAGCTAGGGAGAATGACTTCATCCCCTGGGCCAATGCCATTGGCCATGAGCGCAAGGAGCAAGGCGTCGCTCCCCGAAGCGCAACCGACTGCATGTTGAACATTGCATAGTTCGGAAACGTGTTGTTCTAGAGCAGAAACTTCGGGACCGTGTAGAAAACGCCCGCTGTCGTAGACAGCAGCTAGGGCTTCCAAGATTTCTTCGCGCAGCGGAGTATTGCTACGGCTAACATCTAACAGAGGGACAGAATTCACTTCAGCATGTGATTGCGTCATCAGGCCATCCTTGACCAAGAGAATGTTGAGTTTTTTAGCCCGCCAATGGGCCTCGCCAGTCCAATTCTATGGGAATGGATGGCTGGGAGTCATTCGAGAGGTGCACCGGGGAGGTGCCTTTTCTGTCGAATTGCCCTGGGACGGTACTCTGCAGACGACATTGAGGTCAATATCAGGCCAATCCGTTTTCTGGCCGGCAGCTAGCTATCGGTCAGGCCGGTCAGTTCCGATTCAGGCGGGCCACCAACAATCTGCTCGGGCTTCAGATGGCTCTCGAGCTCCAGGACCATTTTGTCTAAGGGCTCACGCTCGAACTTGAAGTCATCAAAGACGAAGACTTTTGTTTGTCCTGCGTCGGTATAGGTCGCCTTTGCAATGCCCTTTTTGGCCCACCGGTGTTTGGACAATTGTTGGACGTTTGCGTAATCCATCGATTGCCCCCAGCTGGTCGTCAGTCCGGTGGCGGTCGATTCTACCCAGGATCCACGAGCTCGGATGAGCAGAATTAGAGCTGGAACAGCAACGACGAAGTTGAGCGCAGCCCAGAAGTATTGTCCGAGAATATCGCTGCGAATTTCGTCTGCGGACTTCTTGGGGTGCTCTGAGGACCACCCCATTTCCTGAGTGATTTGCTGCCACCGCTCTTCGCTCTCGCGATCGGGTAAGTCAGCCAATTCTTCGTACTTTTCGGCCACCACCAAATTTTTGGGGTAGCCAATGAAACCGTCGTAGGCAAACCAGAGTCCGAGGAATAGGCACACCCCAGACAACACAGCGTACCGCATCAAGTAGTTGTTTTGAAAATTGGCACGCATGGCAGGTCGTCTAAGCCCAAGGGTTACTGATGGCGGCGGCGAGTAAATGCACCCACGCCGGCGAACATTGCGAGGAATGCCAGCGAGGAGGGCTCGGGAACGGCACTGACATTGATGTTGTCAAATTGGTGGCCAGACGCCGTTGTTTGCTGCCAGCTTACCGACGTGATCGCGGTGAACTTCAATGGGTCGAAATCGAAGGAGCGGACGACGGGGCCGGTGCCAGCGGGCAACTCAAACGATTGAGTTTCGGCATTGCTAGCGGTAAACACGATTGAGTAGGGCGTCGCGTGTGGTCCACTTGCCAATTCTGCCAAGTCGATGCTGAGTAGATTGAAGAGTGCACCGGTCGATTCTGTCAACGTGATGGTTGAGTTTCCGATGCTGTTGGCAAACAGGGCGGGGGATCCGGTGTAGGCTGCGGCCCCGCTGCCGTAGTACGAAAGGTCCGTACCGCTAATTTGGTATCCAGATTCTTCGTAGCTGGTGCCAGGGGCCAGCGCTATCGCGCTGCTGGAGGCATCGACGAGGGCTTCGAAATCAAGGACAACGCTCGCCCGAGTGGAGCCGCTGATTAACAGGCACAATGCTAGTGAGGCAACAAATGTTTTCATAGTGATCGTTCTCAAGCTGAAGTTCTCATGATACTGGTTCTCTACGCTAATCTGGGCATTCTGGATGTCAAGGATTGCGTCGTCATTCCGGGCGTGCTGCATGGGAGCAGCACATGGCGGATTGCCTGCGTCCTTTCAACGATGGTAAGCATCCTGCGCCCCTGGTGCTGCTCAGCATGACTCCTACTCTTGGAAGTCGTCATCTCTTAGAACGTACTTGTTGGCCGGTACGTCACTGGTAGAGGTTGCTGGCGTCATCAGCGCTTGGTAGACGTGGTAGTCTACGTTTTCTGAAAGGTTGATAACGGAACCACCGAGAAAGGCCACGTTCACGACTCCAGTGTGGCTCGATGAGGGCCGGGCCACTTCATACCCGTTGAGTTGCGGTGGATCTTGGACCGGAGCGTCTTTCTTCAAGCCATTGATCTTATTTTGATCTTGGAGCGGGTCGGGTGTTTCTGTCATCCGCCGCGTGGTGGGCAAATTGGTGCCCAAAGGTAGACGGTACAGCCAGGCAATCCCATGGGCCCACCGCGAAGTCTCATCGGTGTAGCTGACGTGGTCCCAGGAACCTGCTTGCAAGTTTTCCGAGAAGGCAATCGTTGAACTCAAACCGTCTCGGATCTTGTCGGATGAAATTGAGGGTTGCGACGCAGTCGAACCGTAGGCTGGACCTGCATTACCGTTGAGCGTCCCGACACGGTTGGTGAAGACACCGTTTTCCTTGCGTTGGGAGTAAGTGGAAGCTACCGAACTGGGCGCTGAGCCGTAGGCTGGATTCAGCGACCCGATATTATTGGCGTAGGGAGCAAAGCCATTGTTGGAAGCGTAGCTGTTGCCTGCAAAGCTCTCTCGGTCGGTGGAGTCACTGGGGCATAGGAATAGGTTGATGGTCGGGAAAAAACGGTCCGCCTGCATGGTGTCGCGGCTAGCTCCGGGTAAGGCGGTCAGCCAAAACGAGTTTTCACTGCTGTCGTCCCACAAGTCGCGAAGACCTTGTTGTTCAAGGGCGGGGAGCAAGGCGACAACCCACGATCCGACCTTGCCAACACGTGCGGTGCCACCTGTAACTCCAAATTCACCCTGATACCCTGGGTAGGATTTTCGGCTGATTTCGGTCTGCATGTTGGCTGAAGAGATATTTTTGAGGCTGTTCATGCACTGGGCTCGACGAGCCGATTCACGAGCCATCTGAACTGCGGGGAGCAATAGTCCGACAAGGATGCCAATAATTGCAATTACAACTAGCAATTCCACCAGCGTGAAGCCGGTCCGTATTGAATGACGCATAGATATTCCTTTGCGTTAGAAAAGTCACGGCCTCTAATTTCCTCGTCCCGCTCGATCCATTGTGGCAGAGCTTTCTAACCGCGTCCAGCGAATTGATTGCTAAATGCAAAATCGAAAACTATTTAGTCCTGAGCGCAGGGGTAGAAGATAGTCGCAGGCGATTTGCTTTAATGGTGCGATTCTTTCCGTTGCGCGTTAGCGTTGGCGTTGGGCGTTGGGGCCGAGAGGCATGGCCCTGTGAGGAGGAGCTGCGGTAGGGCCGCCAAAAAATGTTCACGCTGCCGTTTGCCGTGAGCTAGAGTTGGGCCTGTAGGGCTCTCAGAGGAGAAAAGTTCGACTTGAACCTCTGAGTAGCGCCATTATCCGCCTGCCGCACCACGTTTGAAGCACTTTCATGCGACAACCGACCTATTTGTTCCTCGCCATCGCCGGACTCCTGTTGGCGGGGGGGCCATCACCGTGTTTTGCTCAGTCTCCCCATGCATTTCCATGGGGGCATGCTCACCAGCAAGCGGTCCCACTGCCGCTTCCTCGAATGGCACCCTATGCTGTGTTAGCTACTCCCCTATCCGATGAGCCCCTACAGCGACCTTACCGGCCGCTGCCCGCGACTCCTCCGTATGCCTATGGGTGGTTCGGCTCGAATCCGTCGCCTCAATGGTCACGACACTTTGGTGTGTCGCACTCCCATACGCAGTGGACGCTCAAGTAGAGTGGGAATAGGGCGACTCGGTCCTAAGACGGGAGACCACGCGAAGGTGGCCTCCTGCCGTCTCAATTGAGTTCTACATAGCCCGAGTATCGGGGTGGACGAGCCCCTACGGCCCGTCCATCGAAACGTGCAGCTGGCAAAACGTTGCTCCGTCCTCGTAGATTCGTCCTCTACAAAAACGGTCAATGGCACAGCCAGCGTGCTGCCTAGAGTCTTGAGGCTAGAGCAACACGAGTGCACTTCTGCAGCGTCCGCAACAAATTCAAGGCTATCGAATTGCAGCGCGTCGGCGACGGATGAACGCACAGCCGAGACCGCTTAACGCTAGCAATGCAGCCGAGCTAGGCTCAGGAACCGCAGTGACCGATAGCGTGTAGGCGCCACCGGTTTGTGCGACAGTACCCGAGTAGTTGTCGTCCGCGAAGGTAAGCGTGTCAAACGCCAGGGTCGAACCGTCGCTGGCGTTGAGGAAGGTGAAGTCTTTCGTAGCAGACTCGAACGAGTAGCCGTCGATAAAGCTCACCATCAAATTGCCATTGCCCGTGGCCAAGCCGTTGACATTAAGAATGTCAAACGAGTTGTCTCCGCCCAGTTCCAGGCGAAATTCGGAATTGGCAACCATTGCGAAATCTCCGTCAATGGTTAGTGTTCCCACTGAATTGCCAGGTCCGACAAATGCGCCACTTGCCAAGGAAACGTCGGCTCCCACGCTTCCGTTCCCGGCCAGGCCCTGGCCACCCGCGATTTCAACGCTAGTGGTCGTTCCGAAAGAGATCGTCGCATCGCTGTTGAGCTGAATGCTGCCGCCGCCGGAATAGTTTTCGAAACCAAGCGAGCCACCGTTGACTTGGACGGTGCCCGTGTTCACGAAGGTAGCACCCGCTACCACGCTGTTGACGAGGAAGTCCCCCCCACCAGCTTTGATGAAGTTCCCACCGTTGTTCCAATTGTCACCGAGCGACATGGTGCTGTCGGCGTTCCAATTCGTCGTGCCATTGGTAAAAATTTCACGAGTGTTGGCATCGATGGTCAAGCCGCCTTGGTTGAGCGTCAAAGTGCCGTTGAAGGTGGCGGTACCGGAACCGACAAGTGTCGATCCCGCGAGTAGCGAGGCGTTTCCATCCACCACCAAATTTCCGGTACCGCTAATAGCACCGGTAAACAGGTTCAAGTCGTTGACCGTCAGGCTATTAGACGCCCCGTTAATCGTCAACGCACCGGAAAACCCATTGTTTCCGGAAATCTGATTACCAACTCCCAGGTTGCCAATCGTACGGTCGGCGCCGAGATTCAAGGTGGCAGCAGACCCTGCACCATTCGTTTGGCCGATGAGTGCCGATTCTGTGGGAGAGTCTGGAACGTCGTTGTTACTCCAGTTCCCGGCAACATCCCAGTCCCCAGTAGTGGTGAGCGTAGCGGTTGTTTGGGCAACACCGCGATGCGCTATGGCTGGCACTAGCACTACACTTGCTAGAAAAATGCAAAAAGTATACTTCACGATCGATGCTCCATTTGCTTCTAGGCGGGACGTCGCAATACATGTAATTAAGGGGTTGTAGGCTGCCTGTAACGGCTAGGTACTGGTCTTATCCTAGTCAGTCTACGTATATACGTCTAGCAACAACGGTGGGGAATTGGATTTCTTTCGGCCGGAATCGCTACAGTCAGCAAAATTGATACAGATTGGCACCGAGAGAGGTTCTAGTCTTCCCTTGGCCGTCAAGTACACTTGCTTGTACACTTTCCATTGACGCTGGTATGTCTGGACGGAACCATTCATTTTGTTTGTACCATTGCTTCGAGTCCTCAGGCCCCATGTATAAAAACCTCTTATTCGGTCTAGTCATTCCGGCTGTACTGCTCAGCGTCGGACTAGGCGTGTTTTTTGGGTTGCAGCGTCCCCTGCCCCCCAAGAAACCGCCCTTAGGAGAGTCAACAAGCGAGCTGCTGGCGGTCTTACCCATCGCCGAGGTGAGCCGCGTCCGCGCCTTGGAGGAAATGTCCGATTCGCTGGATATTCCCGTGAGTGGTACGGTCGTTCCCTTTCGTGAATTGCAAATTGCTTCTGAAGTTTCCGGGCGGATTATCGAGAAGGATTCGCTGGTACGTAGTGGCAATTATGTGACGCAAGGCCAAGTCCTCTATCGTATTGATCCGCGGGACTACGAGATCGATATTGAACGCCTGACGCAGCGTCGGGAGCAAGAGCTGGCGGCAATCAAGGAATTGCAGCAGGACATCGAGAACGCCACACGCATGTTGGAAGTCTCCAATGAGGAATTCAAACTGGCGGAGGACGAGGTTAAGCGTTTTGAAGCGCTGGGAGGGAATTTCACCAGTGCAGCGGAATTTGATGCCGCTCGCCGCAGTCGCCTAGCAAGTATGAATCAACAGGTGAGTGCCCAGAACCAGTTGCAAACGCTTCGCACGCGGCAGGGACGGCTTGAATTGGCGACGCGCTTGGCAGAAACCGAACTCCACCAAGCCGAATTGAATCTGGAGCGAACCGTGATCCGCGCACCGGTATCGGGCCGGATTGTTACCGAAGAGGTGGAAGCGGGCTCGTTTGTGCAACGTGGTACGATGCTCGTCACCATTGAAGACACCGAGCGGGTCGAAGTTGCTTGCAATCTGCGGATGGACCAATTGTTCTGGATTGTGGATCGCCGCACATTAAGTACAGAGGCTCTTGTCAATCCCGCTCAGCTCAGCCGCTTTCAGCTTCCCAATACGCCGGTAAAAGTCCGCTTTAGAACGGGGGGACGCGAGCACCGAGTGTATGAATGGGAAGGCACCTTGGACCGTTACGATGGGGCGGGGCTCGATGCGCAAAGTCGAACGGTGCCGATTCGTGTGATGGTTCCTCATCCTGAAAAATTCAGTTTGGTGGGCGAGGTTGATCCCGAAAAAGTGGTGGTGGGACCTCCGATGTTGGTGCGTGGCATGTTCGTCGAAGTCATCGTGCAAGCGAAACCAGCCACATCGTTGATCTTGGTTCCCAAGCTGAGTATCAAACCTGCTTCTAGAGCTTACGAAATATGGAAGTTCGAGGCTGACGACGAGGCAATCCACTTTTCTCGCGAATATCTAAGAGCTCAGGAACTGGCCAAGAAGAACGCTGAGCTGGCTGGAAAAATGCAATCCAAGCCAGCCGCCGCCCCCCCTAAGCCTGCGGCATCCTCCGCCGCGAATCAACGAACCATTGAAGTGCACCCCGAGGAGTGGCAAGCTGGATTCCTGCGAGTCATTCCCGACGTCCAGGTTATCGATACTTTTTCCGAAGCGGATCAAACAACGGCAAGCGAAGGCGAATATTGGATTTGCGAAGCGCCTGTGGGGCTAGAACCGGGAGATCTCGTGGTGGTGACCCCCTTGCCTGGCATGGAGGGCAGTGGGCGTGATCCGGTGCGAGTTGAAAAAGCTGGTTTAGCTGCCGCCGTCTCGGCGGGGAAGGATTCCCAATGAGAGCGATTGTTCGATGGGCTGTAGACAATACTCCCGGCGTTAATGTGATGGTGGTCGGTACGCTGATCGCCGGATTCTTGTGCTTTCTAGGTTTGCGACGCGAGG
Coding sequences within it:
- a CDS encoding DegT/DnrJ/EryC1/StrS family aminotransferase is translated as MTQSHAEVNSVPLLDVSRSNTPLREEILEALAAVYDSGRFLHGPEVSALEQHVSELCNVQHAVGCASGSDALLLALMANGIGPGDEVILPSFTFFATASCVSRVGAKIVFADIDPATYNISPAAIESLITPRTRAVIPVHLFGQSAKMDEISKIAGRHDIQVIEDAAQAIGAAYHGRPVGSWGQIGCISFYPTKNLGGFGDGGMLTTQSETVADKLRLFAAHGMQPRYHHREIGINSRLDTFQAAALLVKIQHLAKYTADRQANAARYFELFAEHGLSEPRDGGAVQLPYQDPAAFHVWNQFSLRVSEGRRDDLRKYLTDRKIGSEIYYPIPLHQQACFRELGYTAGSLPQTEQAAREILHLPIYPELTEAEQVLVVETIAKYYREAYQRSAA
- a CDS encoding PEP-CTERM sorting domain-containing protein, with product MKTFVASLALCLLISGSTRASVVLDFEALVDASSSAIALAPGTSYEESGYQISGTDLSYYGSGAAAYTGSPALFANSIGNSTITLTESTGALFNLLSIDLAELASGPHATPYSIVFTASNAETQSFELPAGTGPVVRSFDFDPLKFTAITSVSWQQTTASGHQFDNINVSAVPEPSSLAFLAMFAGVGAFTRRRHQ
- a CDS encoding DUF1559 family PulG-like putative transporter, whose protein sequence is MRHSIRTGFTLVELLVVIAIIGILVGLLLPAVQMARESARRAQCMNSLKNISSANMQTEISRKSYPGYQGEFGVTGGTARVGKVGSWVVALLPALEQQGLRDLWDDSSENSFWLTALPGASRDTMQADRFFPTINLFLCPSDSTDRESFAGNSYASNNGFAPYANNIGSLNPAYGSAPSSVASTYSQRKENGVFTNRVGTLNGNAGPAYGSTASQPSISSDKIRDGLSSTIAFSENLQAGSWDHVSYTDETSRWAHGIAWLYRLPLGTNLPTTRRMTETPDPLQDQNKINGLKKDAPVQDPPQLNGYEVARPSSSHTGVVNVAFLGGSVINLSENVDYHVYQALMTPATSTSDVPANKYVLRDDDFQE
- a CDS encoding PEP-CTERM sorting domain-containing protein (PEP-CTERM proteins occur, often in large numbers, in the proteomes of bacteria that also encode an exosortase, a predicted intramembrane cysteine proteinase. The presence of a PEP-CTERM domain at a protein's C-terminus predicts cleavage within the sorting domain, followed by covalent anchoring to some some component of the (usually Gram-negative) cell surface. Many PEP-CTERM proteins exhibit an unusual sequence composition that includes large numbers of potential glycosylation sites. Expression of one such protein has been shown restore the ability of a bacterium to form floc, a type of biofilm.); the protein is MKYTFCIFLASVVLVPAIAHRGVAQTTATLTTTGDWDVAGNWSNNDVPDSPTESALIGQTNGAGSAATLNLGADRTIGNLGVGNQISGNNGFSGALTINGASNSLTVNDLNLFTGAISGTGNLVVDGNASLLAGSTLVGSGTATFNGTLTLNQGGLTIDANTREIFTNGTTNWNADSTMSLGDNWNNGGNFIKAGGGDFLVNSVVAGATFVNTGTVQVNGGSLGFENYSGGGSIQLNSDATISFGTTTSVEIAGGQGLAGNGSVGADVSLASGAFVGPGNSVGTLTIDGDFAMVANSEFRLELGGDNSFDILNVNGLATGNGNLMVSFIDGYSFESATKDFTFLNASDGSTLAFDTLTFADDNYSGTVAQTGGAYTLSVTAVPEPSSAALLALSGLGCAFIRRRRAAIR
- a CDS encoding efflux RND transporter periplasmic adaptor subunit, with translation MYKNLLFGLVIPAVLLSVGLGVFFGLQRPLPPKKPPLGESTSELLAVLPIAEVSRVRALEEMSDSLDIPVSGTVVPFRELQIASEVSGRIIEKDSLVRSGNYVTQGQVLYRIDPRDYEIDIERLTQRREQELAAIKELQQDIENATRMLEVSNEEFKLAEDEVKRFEALGGNFTSAAEFDAARRSRLASMNQQVSAQNQLQTLRTRQGRLELATRLAETELHQAELNLERTVIRAPVSGRIVTEEVEAGSFVQRGTMLVTIEDTERVEVACNLRMDQLFWIVDRRTLSTEALVNPAQLSRFQLPNTPVKVRFRTGGREHRVYEWEGTLDRYDGAGLDAQSRTVPIRVMVPHPEKFSLVGEVDPEKVVVGPPMLVRGMFVEVIVQAKPATSLILVPKLSIKPASRAYEIWKFEADDEAIHFSREYLRAQELAKKNAELAGKMQSKPAAAPPKPAASSAANQRTIEVHPEEWQAGFLRVIPDVQVIDTFSEADQTTASEGEYWICEAPVGLEPGDLVVVTPLPGMEGSGRDPVRVEKAGLAAAVSAGKDSQ